Proteins encoded by one window of Lathyrus oleraceus cultivar Zhongwan6 chromosome 1, CAAS_Psat_ZW6_1.0, whole genome shotgun sequence:
- the LOC127115394 gene encoding F-box/kelch-repeat protein At3g23880 isoform X2 gives MMFNSPDNARPKINSPSPVTAVPDELIAEVLSLLKVKSLLRLKCVSKSWNKLISDPFFVKIHFHKSSLNTDLTLFSAHHTGKSTYTQLTVYPVHTLLENNSTTSIVTVIRRFFSNEYHQVVGSCNGLCCLMEEYSNTEFREFSFRLCNPATKSLSHKLGFVEAQWNGWLLLSSFCFQLGSLAVQINFCHSKPLTLLRRHTWDSIFVLLKLIKY, from the exons ATGATGTTTAACTCTCCCGATAATGCACGTCCTAAAATCAACTCGCCGTCGCCAGTAACCGCCGTACCGGACGAACTCATCGCGGAGGTCCTATCATTGCTTAAAGTGAAATCTCTGTTACGACTCAAATGTGTGAGCAAGTCCTGGAACAAGCTCATCTCTGATCCCTTCTTCGTCAAAATCCACTTCCATAAATCTTCACTAAACACAGATCTTACTTTATTTTCTGCGCACCATACAGGTAAATCCACATATACGCAACTCACCGTCTACCCGGTACATACTTTACTTGAAAACAACTCCACCACCTCCATCGTTACCGTTATCCGTAGATTCTTCAGCAACGAATATCATCAGGTTGTTGGTTCCTGCAATGGATTATGCTGCTTGATGGAAGAGTATTCCAACACTGAGTTTCGAGAATTCTCTTTTCGTTTGTGTAACCCAGCCACAAAGTCATTGTCTCATAAACTAGG GTTTGTTGAAGCACAATGGAATGGTTGGTTGCTATTGTCTTCATTTTGCTTTCAACTTGGATCTTTAGCTGTTCAAATCAACTTTTGTCATTCGAAGCCATTGACTCTTTTGAGGCGACATACATGGGATTCAATTTTTGTATTGTTAAAATTGATTAAGTATTGA
- the LOC127115394 gene encoding F-box/kelch-repeat protein At3g23880 isoform X1: MMFNSPDNARPKINSPSPVTAVPDELIAEVLSLLKVKSLLRLKCVSKSWNKLISDPFFVKIHFHKSSLNTDLTLFSAHHTGKSTYTQLTVYPVHTLLENNSTTSIVTVIRRFFSNEYHQVVGSCNGLCCLMEEYSNTEFREFSFRLCNPATKSLSHKLGYFRIQPNNPNSLFKFSFGYDNLTAKYKVVAFSPNEVRVFTLGDNNVWRNIPNFPIYPFNLIRSGQDGGLYVSNCLIWFADRTRLFNGHSAYLDLEQFVIISLNLGAETYAELLPPQDFDGEFLYLPNVCLLMECLCFSHHSNGNNIVIWQMRDFGVQESWTKLFNFSYPDFFQDPISYLGCCGELWPLYVLENGNILILANGEGQVIRYNRRDNRIDPIRISNTRSWFYVHRYVESLVSIC; encoded by the coding sequence ATGATGTTTAACTCTCCCGATAATGCACGTCCTAAAATCAACTCGCCGTCGCCAGTAACCGCCGTACCGGACGAACTCATCGCGGAGGTCCTATCATTGCTTAAAGTGAAATCTCTGTTACGACTCAAATGTGTGAGCAAGTCCTGGAACAAGCTCATCTCTGATCCCTTCTTCGTCAAAATCCACTTCCATAAATCTTCACTAAACACAGATCTTACTTTATTTTCTGCGCACCATACAGGTAAATCCACATATACGCAACTCACCGTCTACCCGGTACATACTTTACTTGAAAACAACTCCACCACCTCCATCGTTACCGTTATCCGTAGATTCTTCAGCAACGAATATCATCAGGTTGTTGGTTCCTGCAATGGATTATGCTGCTTGATGGAAGAGTATTCCAACACTGAGTTTCGAGAATTCTCTTTTCGTTTGTGTAACCCAGCCACAAAGTCATTGTCTCATAAACTAGGGTATTTTCGCATTCAACCTAATAATCCCAATTCTCTTTTCAAATTCTCATTTGGTTATGATAATTTAACCGCCAAATATAAGGTAGTGGCTTTCAGTCCCAACGAGGTCAGAGTTTTCACTTTGGGTGATAATAATGTTTGGAGAAATATTCCAAATTTTCCTATATATCCTTTTAATTTAATTCGTTCAGGTCAGGATGGTGGTCTCTACGTGAGTAATTGTCTTATTTGGTTTGCCGATCGAACTAGACTTTTTAATGGCCATTCGGCGTATCTTGATCTTGAACAATTTGTGATTATCTCCCTCAATTTGGGGGCGGAGACATACGCAGAGCTGTTGCCCCCTCAGGATTTTGATGGAGAGTTTCTATATTTACCAAACGTTTGTTTGTTGATGGAATGTCTTTGTTTTTCTCACCATTCAAATGGGAATAATATTGTTATATGGCAGATGAGAGATTTTGGAGTTCAAGAGTCTTGGACTAAATTGTTTAACTTTAGTTATCCAGATTTTTTTCAGGACCCCATCTCTTACTTGGGATGTTGTGGCGAGTTGTGGCCATTATATGTTCTTGAGAATGGTAATATTTTGATATTGGCAAATGGTGAAGGACAAGTAATTCGCTATAATAGGAGAGACAATAGAATAGATCCAATTAGAATTTCCAATACAAGATCTTGGTTTTATGTCCACCGTTATGTTGAAAGCTTGGTTTCGATTTGTTAA